A window of Deltaproteobacteria bacterium genomic DNA:
GTCCGGCTCGGGCTCCGATGCGGTCGAGTCCGCGCTGAAGACCGCGCTGATCGCGACCGGCAAGCCGGGAGTCGTGGCCTTCGAAGGCGCCTACCACGGGCTCGGTCTGGGCGCGCTCGACGCGACCCACCGCGAGGACTTCCGAGCTCCGTTTCGAGGCCGGCTCGCCGGCCGGACGAGCTTCGTTCCCTTCGGCGACGCGGACGCAGCGCGCAGGGCGGCGATCGAGATCGACGCCGGTGCGATCCTGTTCGAGCCGATCCAGGGGCGCGGGGGTCTGCGTTTCCCGCCGCGCGGCTTCGTCGCGGCGCTGCGAGAGATTGCGGACGAGCGCGGGGCCCTGTTGATCGCCGACGAGGTCTACACCGGAATGGGACGCACCGGACGCTGGCTCGCCTGCGAGCACGAGGGCGTCGTGCCGGACGTGGTCGCGCTGGGAAAGGCGCTCGGCGGCGGTCTTCCGCTCTCGGCCTGCGCGGGAAGACCCGAGGTGATGCAGCGCTGGCCCGCATCGCGCGGCGAGGCGCTGCACACCAGCACCCACCTGGGAAATCCTCTGGCCTGCGCGGCGGGACTCACGGTGCTGCGTGTTCTCGAGCGTGACTCGCTCCTTTCGCGGGCCGAGACACTAGGCGCGCGCTGGCTGATCGAGCTTCGTTCCCGGCTGGCGAGCCATTCACGAGTTCGCGAGGTGCGGGGACTCGGCCTGCTCCTCGCGGTGGAGCTCGACGACCCGGGAGCCGCGCGCGGGGCGGTGTCGAGGCTGCTCCAGTCGGGCTGGATCACGCTCGGCGAGGGACCGGACGGGCGCGCGCTCGCGCTCACGCCGCCGCTGACGATCGCGGAGCCCCTGCTCCAGGCGGCGACCGAGGCGCTGGCGGAGCAGCTCGCGTGACGCGCGCCGGGCTCGAGCGGGCGATTCTCACCTGGATCGCGGAGGGCGTCGACGCGCCCGCCGACGAGGCGCGCTTCGATTCGCTCGCCGTCGCGCTTTTCCGCTTGCAGTTCCAGCGAGGCCCGGCCTACCGTCGGCTCTGTGCTGCATTCGGGGCGGACAGCGGAGTCGTCGGCGGCTGGCGCGACATTCCCGTGGTCCCGACGGGTGCGTTCAAGGAGGCGCGACTCGCGATCTTCCCACCCGAGGCCACGCTTCGCGTGTTTCGCACCAGCGGGAGCACGACCGAGGCGCGCGGCGCCCTGCACCTGGACACGCTCGCGCTCTACGACGCCTCGCTGCTCGCGACCTTTCGCGCGTATCTCTGTCCCGACGTCGAACGGATCCGCTTCGCGGTCCTCGCGCCTGCCGCGGACGGGGTCGGTGACTCCTCCCTGTCGTACATGTTCGAACGCGCCATGCGCGAGCTGGGCACGCCGGAGAGCCGCTTCTGGATCGGCGCGGCCGGCCTGGATCTCGACGCGCTTTCGAGTGAGCTCGCGCGGCTGCGGGAGCCGATCCTGCTGGCGGGCACCGCGTTCGCGTTCGTGCACCTGCTCGATTTCCTCGAATCGCGGGGCGCAAGGCTCGCTCTGCCGGCGGGAACCCGCGTGATGGAGACGGGCGGGTTCAAGGGCCGCTCGCGCGAGCTCACGCGCGAGGAGCTGCACGGCGCGATCGCTTCACGGCTCGGCGTGCCGCGCGCGCGGATCGTGAACCAGTACGGAATGTGCGAGCTCGCCAGCCAGTTCTACGAGGCGAGCCTGCGCACGGGCCGGATGACCGACGTGAAATCCGTCCCCCCGTGGGTGCGCACGCGCGCGCTCGACCCGGCGACACTTCGGGACGTCGCTCCCGGCGAGCCGGGCGTGCTGGTGCACTACGATCTGGCGAACACGGGCTCCGTGCTCGCGGTCATGACATCGGATCTCGGGACGATCGTCGAGGGCGGCTTCCGGGTGCACGGGCGGCTTCGCGGCGCCGAGGCGCGCGGCTGCTCGCTCGCCGCGGACGCGCTGCTCTCCGAGACGGGCGCGGCGCGATGAGGGATCTCGCCGAGCTCGCCGATGCGCGTCTCGCACTCGATCCCGAGCGGACGATCGCGGCGCTCGCCGGGGCCTTCGCGCTCTGGCGCGCGCCGGGCTCCGAACAGCGCTCGCGGCTCGCGCGCGAGCACGGGGTCTTCTCGCCGGAGATGATCGATTTCGGCGTCGAGGCCGCTCTCGAAGGCTGGACGGCGAGCGCGCTCGAAAGACTTCGCGCGCGCGAGCTCTCCGGAATCTTCTCCGCTCCGCGAGTCACCTCTGTATGGCTCGCCGGATCGATCCCGCCCGCGGCGTTCTCCGCGATCGCGCTGCCGCTGCTCGCGGGCTCGGCGGTCTACGCCAAACCTTCGGCCGCCGATCCGGTCTCGGCGCGACTGTTCGCGGAGTCACTTCGCGCGCTCGACCCCGGAGTCGCCGCCGCCGTGCGCATCGGCTCGGATCCGAAGGCGCTCGACGAGGCCGACGCCGTCGTGGCCCAGGGCGGCGACGAGACGATCGCGTCGATCCGTTCGCGCGTTCCGCCTGCACGGCCTTTTCTCGGCTACGGCCACAAGCTCTCGCTCGCGGTGATAGGCGCCGACGTCGATCCGGCGACCGCCGCGCGCAGCCTCGCGCTCGACGTCGCACTCTGGGACGGACGCGGCTGTCTCTCGCCCGCCTGGGCACTGGTCTGCGATTCCCCGCGCGGGCGTGCGGCCGAGGTCGCGCACGCGCTCGCGAGCGCGCTCGAGGAGCTCGAAGACCGGCTTCCGCGCGGAAGGCTCGAGACCTCGGAGTTCGCCGAGCTGCTGGAGCTGCGCGCGCGCGCTGCGGTGCGCGACGGCACGCGGCTCGAGCTCGCCGCGGGCGCCTCGAGCTGGACCGTCGTGCTCGAGAGCTCGGAGGCTCGCCCGCCCGCGGGAACGCTGCGCTTCGTGTCGGTGATCCCGGTCGCCGACGCCGACGCAGCTTCGCGTTTCATCGCGCCGCTCGCGCCGCATCTCTCGTGCGTCGGCCACGCCGGCTGGGGCGCGAATCTGTCGCGACTCGCGGCACTCGCGGTCGCCGCCGGAGCGTCGCGGCTCTGCCCGCTCGGCCGGATGCAGCTCCCGCCGCTCGACTGGAATCACGACGGCCAGGGTCCGCTCCGGCCACTCGTCCGCTGGCTCGACCTGGAGAGCTAGGCCGAGCCTCAGGCGTCGCGCGGAAAGATGCTGGCGAAGGCGAAGGCCGTGAAGGCGGCCTGGAACAGCGCCACGAGCCACGGGTTGGGCATGTTGCGCGCGAGCCGAAGTGCGACGAGCTCGAAGAAGACGAAGAAGAGCGTGATCGGCACGATGCCGAGCAGGATCACGAACGGCAGCAGCCCCGAGAGCGCGCCTCCGGCGACAGCGAGAAGTGTCAGCGTCTTGCCGAGCGCCGGCAGCCAGAGACCCGTTCGACCCGAGCCGCGCAGAAGCCACTCGCTCGCACCGAAGAAGGGCAGGAGCAGGAGCGTCGCCCCGGCGCACCAGCTTAGGCGATGCGGCGCCGGAAAGACGTTCCAGAACGGAGCTTGGAGCGTTCCGACCACGAGGTAGACGAGCGCGAAAAGGAGACCGCCGACGAGCCAGGTGCGAGGGTCGCCGAGGCCTTCGGCGCGGACCGCGCCGCTGGCTGCGCCGAGCGCGAGCAGAAGCGCGCCCGCGAGCCCGAAGAAGCCGAACAGGTCGCGGCCGGCCGCGAGTGGAATGAACCCGAACGCGCCGCGCATGGTGCTGGCATCGACGCCGGCGAGCAGAAGCACGGCGCTCGCGAGCGCGAGCGCGACGAGCGCGAGGTGGCTTGGCGGACGCTCGAGCCGCGGCAGACCGATGCGCGGCGCAAGGCCCGCCAGCGCGCGCGGCGCGCCGAAGACCAACACCAGCGCGGCCAGCAGTCCGAGGCCCGACCAGCGGAAACGCGGATCGGCTCCGGGAGTTTCCGGCCGACCGTGACCGGGACCGAGCGCGAGCGCGAGCCAGTCGACGATCCTCCGCGCGGCCTCCGCGGAGTAGAGGATGGTGATGTGATCGGTTCCCGGCACCTCGCTGATCCGCACGCCCGTGCCGTGCTCGAGCTCGCCGTAGGTCCGGTCCTCGACCAGCTGCTCCTTGCCCGCGAGCTTCGCGCCCAGCTCGGCCCCGCGCTTGCGCATGCCGGATGGATCCGCGGCGGCCCAGATGAAGAGCGCGTTCGGGGGCGCGAACGGGCCGGCGACGTCGCGCCCGCCCGAGATCGCCACGACGGCGGCGATGCCCGGATCGCGCTGCGCGTGCGCGAGCACCGCGAACGCGCCCATCGAGTGGCCGGCGAGCGCCACGCGCTGGCCATCGAAGCGCGGCTGCGTGCGCGCGTAGAGCAGCGCGGCGTCGATGTCCTGGCGCAGACCGATGCCATCCGCGGTGGGTCCGAGGGGGTTTCGATTCTCGCCGTGGCCGCGGAAATCGATCGCGATCACCGCGTAGCCCGCCTTCGCGATCCGGCGCGCGAGCGCGCTCGTCATCGCCGTGTTGCCGGCGAAGCCGTGACAGAGCACGACCACCGGCGCGGGCGGATCGAAGTCGGGCACCTGGCCGAACGGCAGCGGCGCCGCCGGCTCCCAGACGACCGCGGGAACGCCGCCGGGAAGCTCGAGCGAGCTGCGCGCGATGTCGTTCGAAGCTCGCCGCAGGCCGACCAGCGACACCGCGAGCAGCAGACCCGCGAGTGTGTAGACCAACTTCGCGATCACGCGGCCATGCTAGCATGCGCAAATGCGGGTGAACGAGATCGACACGCCGGCACTCGTGATCGACCTCGATCGCATGGAGCGGAACATCTCCACGATGGCGCGCTTCTTCGCGTCGCGCCCCGCGAAGCTGCGACCGCACTTCAAGACCCCGAAGTGCGCCCCGGTCGTCGAGCGCCAGCTCGCGGCGGGCGCGATCGGCGTGACCTGCGCCAAGCTCGGTGAGGCCGAGGCGCTCGCCGGCGCGGGGGTGCGCACGTCGGTGCTGATCGCGAACCAGCTCGTCGGAGCCGCGAAGCTCTCGCGGCTCGTCGCGCTCGCGCCGAC
This region includes:
- a CDS encoding alpha/beta fold hydrolase, giving the protein MIAKLVYTLAGLLLAVSLVGLRRASNDIARSSLELPGGVPAVVWEPAAPLPFGQVPDFDPPAPVVVLCHGFAGNTAMTSALARRIAKAGYAVIAIDFRGHGENRNPLGPTADGIGLRQDIDAALLYARTQPRFDGQRVALAGHSMGAFAVLAHAQRDPGIAAVVAISGGRDVAGPFAPPNALFIWAAADPSGMRKRGAELGAKLAGKEQLVEDRTYGELEHGTGVRISEVPGTDHITILYSAEAARRIVDWLALALGPGHGRPETPGADPRFRWSGLGLLAALVLVFGAPRALAGLAPRIGLPRLERPPSHLALVALALASAVLLLAGVDASTMRGAFGFIPLAAGRDLFGFFGLAGALLLALGAASGAVRAEGLGDPRTWLVGGLLFALVYLVVGTLQAPFWNVFPAPHRLSWCAGATLLLLPFFGASEWLLRGSGRTGLWLPALGKTLTLLAVAGGALSGLLPFVILLGIVPITLFFVFFELVALRLARNMPNPWLVALFQAAFTAFAFASIFPRDA
- a CDS encoding long-chain fatty acid--CoA ligase translates to MDHARRGTGRARARAHAAADDRGAPAPGGDRGAGGAARVTRAGLERAILTWIAEGVDAPADEARFDSLAVALFRLQFQRGPAYRRLCAAFGADSGVVGGWRDIPVVPTGAFKEARLAIFPPEATLRVFRTSGSTTEARGALHLDTLALYDASLLATFRAYLCPDVERIRFAVLAPAADGVGDSSLSYMFERAMRELGTPESRFWIGAAGLDLDALSSELARLREPILLAGTAFAFVHLLDFLESRGARLALPAGTRVMETGGFKGRSRELTREELHGAIASRLGVPRARIVNQYGMCELASQFYEASLRTGRMTDVKSVPPWVRTRALDPATLRDVAPGEPGVLVHYDLANTGSVLAVMTSDLGTIVEGGFRVHGRLRGAEARGCSLAADALLSETGAAR
- a CDS encoding aspartate aminotransferase family protein, whose amino-acid sequence is MTGQDLPEIATTVPGPRSRALARRLARVENPEVTFLSQPEPIFWSRGAGANVLDADGNRYVDLIAGFGAAVLGYAHPELAAALAAQAGELQHAMGDVYPAVRKLELLEALTRVLPGGLGGVILSGSGSDAVESALKTALIATGKPGVVAFEGAYHGLGLGALDATHREDFRAPFRGRLAGRTSFVPFGDADAARRAAIEIDAGAILFEPIQGRGGLRFPPRGFVAALREIADERGALLIADEVYTGMGRTGRWLACEHEGVVPDVVALGKALGGGLPLSACAGRPEVMQRWPASRGEALHTSTHLGNPLACAAGLTVLRVLERDSLLSRAETLGARWLIELRSRLASHSRVREVRGLGLLLAVELDDPGAARGAVSRLLQSGWITLGEGPDGRALALTPPLTIAEPLLQAATEALAEQLA